TCGTGAGGGACAGCGAGTTAATGAATACAACTGCATAAACCTACAGCTTGCACACTGAGCACCCACTGACCCTGGCCGTTGCCCTTGTGCCCTCTACTGTGACGCTTCCCTCTCCTTGTCCCCCCACAAGCCCCCCTTCACCCGCTAACGGTAGCCTCTGTGAAGACACAGCTCCGAATTGCCAAGGTTGTGTTTGTTCACTCGCATCCTCTGTGCTCTCCTCGAATTCCGTGTAAACAAGTTCACAGTCACGGCACCCAACCCTGTGTTTCCCAGCTGTTCGAgggtctccccccaccccgagtGTGAGCTTCTGACAGCCACGGGCCGTTCCTGATTTCCCTCGCGGTCACCGGAGCCTCGCGGCGTGTCTAGTACGTGGCCTCTAACAAGTCTTTGTGAGGTAAACATCATTCCACAGCAGAGATGCCCCGGGCCACCATGGGGCCTGCTAACTGGTCCCCCTGCTCCCATGCCCCCTTCGACTGTCTGCCCACAGCAGCTGGAATGACCCAATAGTGCCCAGCACCTGCTCCGGACTCGGGCATGGATTTCCACGCCATTGACAAGGTCCAGCCTCTGGACTGTACCCTTCAAGCCCTTGCAGGACTGGCCACCGCCTCTCCATGCCTGTGTCACGGTCATCCCCCCTGTTCTCAGTTCTTCTGCCGAGCCAGCCCCTCACCACCTCCCCCGTTGTGCCCGAGTTGAGATGAAGATCATGTTCACTTGCTCCTGCCTCTGTCTGGGACAGGCACGAGTCCTTTGCCGTCCCGCGGACCTCTGTCTCATCCTCTGCCAGTTTTCATGAGGGCATGGGTCCAAACCTGGAgcgatttctttgttttctgttcccGTCCCGCCAGGATGAGGACCCCACCAGGACGGAGCTCGCTGCTGGCTCCTCTCACCCACGGagttctgtggtcagcacctgtcACACATCGGGGCTCAGAGATGTGTCTGAAAATGAAGGGATAAATGAAAGTGAGACCTTCCAAGAACCGAGCTCTTCCGCCCACCAGAGTCACGCGGGAACGCTGCATCGCAGAGGAATGGAGCTCAGTGCTGCGTGGCGGTGTGGCGCGTGTCAGAGAGAGGGTGGGAATTGCCAGGGCGTCGGGCTGAGCCAGTCCTCGCTGCCTCACATGGTCAGGTCACCGAGCGAAAGCTAAAGCCAGTTCATGGAAAAGCTTTTCCAAATGTTCTTGGAAGTCCTGAAACGCCCAGGAAAGTGAGAAATCATAATCAAAGGAGGTGGATGACTCTGAAGAGCTTCGGCAGAGGACTCAGGAGGACCGGGTGGGTCTTCACGAGCCGGGCAGCACACTGGGCAGCGGTGTCGGCTCTCACGGAGAAGGAGGGCGAGTCTCCCGTGAATGAAACGTACCAAACGAACACTGCGTTTCGTTATCCCCTGCATCTAGTCTCACAGCCAATGTCTGCCCGGCCCTTTGCAGTTTGGAAGTGTGTCTTGCTGTGGCCGATCCGATCTGGAGAAGACCGTTGGGTGGCAGGTTGGCGCAGCGGGAAGTCCATGCAGCGAGGGGGCAGACGCCACTCTGTCGTGGGGCTGTGACCTTGGGGAGCCAGCCACATTCTCCACGCCCATTTCCTTTCTGTAGAAGCAAAGGTGTTCGTCGGTCTGGATCATCgtcactgccacatgctcatagGTGGGCACCACTTCTCGCTGATGCAGGACAAGCCAGGCTTTGCTTTGATCGTGATCCGAGGTATCAGTTTCTGGGCACGGCTTCATCTAGGAGCCTGTGATCTGATCATCTGAGGGGTCGCACCGGTGGgccaccccctccctttcttgTGATTGTTGCCCTCCCTGTGCCCTTCCTGACCAGCTGGTCTCCCTGGCTCTCACCCGTGCCTAGTGACGGTCTCCGTCCTTCTGTGTCACGTGCTCATCCTTTCTATGGTGACACCAGAGAAGTTCACTTTTTCTCCGAGGCACCTCTGGGAACAGCTGCCCCTAGCTAAtctaataaatgtgttttttttatctCCCGAGGAGACTTTTCCTATCATTTAAACACATCATTCGGCAATTACAGCCCCTCCATCTGCTCACACGTCCCGGCCATCTCCTTGCTGTGCCCGCCGTGGCCGGGCGAGGCAGGGTCTGCGTGGGGGGCTGGGGCGTGCGGGGATGAACCTCACCACTCTGCCCTCCGTGTTCTTGGGTGCCGTCATGTCGTGTGGACACCCACCCCTGTTGCATCTTCTTGGCCAAAATCACTTGGTGTCCTCGCTTCTGACAGGTGACACTCAGCTCGTTATGCTGGGGGGGGGACCGTCTGCTTTCAGAGTGAAAGTGGCTGGGGTCCCACAAAGAaactcctttcccccttccattCACAGCTTCACCGCTTAAACAGGATGACCCTCTGGCTGTGCTGGGGCCTTGGGGCTGCGGCTGCCGGTCGGTTATTTGAAGTAATCCGTCTGCCACACTGTGCACAAAGGACACCGACTGTCCAGGTGCCCAGAAGCACCTGTCAGGTCGAGCAGACATAGGTTCATCCCGGGGGCTGGTAACATGCAAGGCAGACCTCGtacttttctcccccttctctttctctttcttggtaTTTTGAAATCTGGACACTTAGAACAACTAAGACACAATAGGCTGTAGGTCCACTTGCAAATAAGAAAGGGTGTCTGGATttgtttacccccccccccccaggtccttGGGCTGCGTGTTGCAGTTTTCCGCGGGGGGCAGAGACGGGTTGTCACGGCCGGGCTGAATTCTGTGCTAGGTGAGATTCTGGGGACCTGTCCTCCTTGTCCAGCCCTCTGGCTGCCCCTTCCAGCCCCATGTGGCCATGACCATGACTACCGTGAGGCCACCTCTGCAGCCCTGGCCTGGACAcagtggggggcggggagagctGGGACCCTGAGACCCACTGTCTCTCATCCACAAAATAAAAGGCCATGTGGTGGGAGTGGGTTCCCCAACTAAAGCCAGAAGCTGCTGCTGGGGCCTCTCCCTCTCGGAGGCCACTGGCCTTGATGttatttatagagaaaaataagtaaacagcATGTTTGTAGCATGGTGagtccccaccccacaccccattCCTTTTCTAGAAATTCAGAGGCGTCGGTGAAGACGCAGAGATTATTTTCTGTGTGTCTGCTTTGCAAGAGGCTTTTCTGTGTGCCCTACAAGACTGGTTCCGCCTCCTTATCTCTGCGGAGGCTGCAGAGACTGGAGGGGGGTGTGTGGTTACAGTGCCGCTGATTGGCCGCCTGGTGCTGGCCGGGCTTTAAAAGGGACCAGCAGGCTGGGAGAGCGCCCAGAATCCTGACAGCATCCTCAGGGCAGAAGAGGCACCAGCCCTCCACACAGCCGTACAGCCACACAGCTGCACAGCTGCCTTCTTCCTCACCGGGAACCCGACCCCTTACTCCGCTGCAAAGATGTGCAAAGGTCTCGCGGGGTTGCCTGCTTCGTGCTTGAAGAGGTAAGATGACCTTCAGCCCTTGCCCTGTTCCACGTGGGTTGTTTACACAGCCTTCATCCTAAGCCACTTCTTTGGGACAAAGAAGTGGTGAGCAGAGTCCCTGTGGTCAgtagagcgccccccccccccagccttcctGCGGATGCACCAGAGATGGTGACAGATGAAGCGTGTGCTCCCCCCCTCCCACCGGCTTTAGTAATGCTGTGTTGCTGAGTTTGACCTTGGTTCTGAGGACTGTTGTGATCCTCTGACCAAGTCAGCTCCTGACAAGAACCAAGGGAGGTTTGGGGCGCCTGGTGTGGCCTGTTGTATCTCAGCCGCGGGCAGTGCTGTCTCTGAGCATTGCCGGGCGCTCAGACTCTCACACCGGGCTGGCTCTCGGACAGCAGACACACACTAGGTCTTGTTCAGGGGAAGACACCCCAGCATGAGGTCTGGCCACCTCCCCAGAAAGGCACCGTGCTTCTGTATGGGGCTGAGTATCTGCCAGGGGCTGTATTCCTCTAAGCAAAGGTTACCATAAAATGTGAGCTCCGGAACTagacctccctccctccatctctgccCCTCCATTCAGTTCTTGaagtgcctttaaaaaaaattaatttattgattttagagacagagaaagggagagaaagggagagagagagagagagagagagaggcaccaaTTTGTTGtgccacttgtttatgcattcatcggttgattcctgtatgtgctctgaccagggatggaacccacaaccttgatgcataaggatgatgctccaacccactgagctacccagccagggccttgacatGTCTTGTATAGGTGCTGATTGAGAAGTATTGGTCATCATACATCGGTTAAGGGCTCTGTGGAAGGTCTCAGCCTAAACACATTGTTTTATCATGTCCTGTGTTTTGATGAAAAAGCAAAAGATATGCAGTTACTCATATGtctttggctttaaaaaaaacaaagatataaatAACTGCTTTCAGAGAATGCTGTATTTGCTGGctggaacaaaataaaacacatgtaTGGGACACTGTCTGACCtcacagagagaggcaggaaggcagcccCATAGGTGAACAACCCTCACTGCATTTCCGTGCAAATAGAAATCACCTTGCATTGCAAGGTGAAAATCTCCCGGACAGTGTCCTGTGCACTCCCGAGATGCTCACCTCCGGGCACCCAGGAGCAGGACCAAAGTTCCCCGTCCACATTCTCTCCTGGCCATTCTGACATGAAGCAGGAGGGTCTGGCGGAAAGTGAAATCAGTGACCACACTATCAGCAGCGTCCTGGACCCAGTGGACCAAGGACCCCAAGCTTTAGTGAACTCCCATGGAATATCAAGTGTGCAAAGTGCAAGAGTGGGAGGACGTGGTGTTCTGGTGAATGTTTTGGGAGGCAGATGAAAGAACTGCATTACAGCTGTCCCTTTAAGGGGCAAACCTTGGGGCGGGGGGCGAACCCCATGCCACAGAGCGAGGTGCTGGTCTCTGTCCTCCCCGGGGAGCCGCAGACCAACCTCGTCCAGCACCTTTATTCCGGCACCTGTGCCTGAGGCTCAAGGTCACATGGGTGAGGGTGCAGGGGACAGAGTGCAGAGCAAACCCAGCCGTCCTGACTCCTCCGGTGACCTCTGACGTCCTCGTGGCTTTGATTCTCTTGGTTGTATGGTGCTGTCAGGACAAGGAGATGACTGGGTTGGTCAGCACCTGTCAAAGCTCCCCCGGGCTGGTCTGGCCGAATACAGTCCACGACCTTAGCGTTCCCCTGGCCCTCACGATGACATCTTCTGTCCTTACGGAGGAGTTTGCACCCTCCGACCAGGTGGGGAAGCGGAGGAGGGAGATGCTGTTTCGGGGCAGCGTCTGGGGGAAGTGCGTGCAGGCACGCCGCGGCGGACGCAGGATAGCCATCCAGAAATTACCATCTTTCTGTCCCCGTGGCTCCATCCGTGTTCCTCCCTCTGAGGAGGAACATATGAGCCGGTTACTTTTCAAATGACGTCCCTCTTTTAACACTAGTTCTGGCCGAGCAAAGGAGTCATTGCCAAAGAGGGAAGAGATAGCTGGAAGGTCCCCATGTCTGAGTCCCACGTCCTGTGCCTCCCGGCCACCCCACTGAACAACCCGAGCCCCAGCGATGACCCTCGGGCCTCTCCCTGGTGACTAGAGTCTCCAATGCCCCCAGCTGTCCATGCCCCGACAGTGCAGTAGCAGGAAGGAAAGCAGTAGGGCTCAGGCGCAGGCCAGAGGAGAGGGGTCTGCAGGGTCCACTATCTCACTCTCAACCCTCTGCAGGGGCCCCACACCTGGCACAGGTCGCTGGCCCACCTCCTAGGAGGCTGGGATGACAGGCAACCTTCCCCAGAGGTCACTGAGGTCCCCAGGCTAGCCGCCAGCAGTGGCAGTAGCGACCACTGTCCAGCAGGTGGCAGCACAGGAAGGTGCCTGCCTCAGTCCTACAGTAAATGCCTGGCGATCAGCCCCATTGTCACCGAGCAGCTGTTGAAGACCCCGGGCCCGGTTTCCTGGGTGGAAACCACAGCTGCCCAGGAGAGGGTGCCGGCAGCGGGGGCGGGCGGCAGGGTCAGCCTCCCCGTGGCGTTTGTCCTGAGATTTCGGGCACCTCTAGCTCTGCTTCCCAGACggacaggctctggctggttctGGTGACCGGCCCCTGCAGCCAGGGCATCTTTTACAGAGAGCTGACTACCGCTGTTCTCTATCTGCCCCCCGCCCCTTTCTCTGCAGCGCAAAAGACATGAAGCACCGTCTGGGGGCGCTCCTGCAGAAGTCGGACTCCTGCGAGCACAGCGGCTCCCATGCCAGGAAGGACAGGGTGGTCGCCTGTCAGAGGTGAGCAAGGGCAGGTGCCACGGCGGGGGAGTGGGCGAGGAGTGGGCGGGGGGTGGCGTGCCGAGTCCTGTGCGTGAGGCCTGCACGGTTTTGTACATCGCGCCATCCCTGTGCATTCAAActagaaacagaagagagagaaaggtgggggacaGTGACACAGGGCGGTTCTGGGTGGGGTTAGGAGGAGTTACTGCTGGCCAGGTTGGACTTGGAGAAGACAGCTTCCGTCTCCACGGGGACCACCCTCCATCTGATAATGTCCCTGCGTGGGTTGGGGGGGAGGTGGTCCCCGTCAGCAGTCTGGGGTCTAAGATGTCTTCCCTTGGTCTTGGATTGAGGCGTTCAAACCGTTCTTTTCTCCAGGGTGAGTCCAGAGGAAGTAAAAAAGTGGGCTGAGTCCTTGGAAAACCTCATCAGCCATGAATGTAAGTCTGTCCCGCCCCTGCCCTCGCCCCCCATCAACCCTCACTCCCGGGGCCAGGGTCAGGGCGTCCTAAGCACACACATTGTCTCCCACTGAGCATGTGGACTGGCTCCCACACTCAGGAGAGCCGGCTGTCAGACGAGTGACCGGGCCCTCACACTCAGTCACCCACAGTGGGAGCTTCACGCAGAAACCGTGGAGGGAAAGGGTAGAGGGAAAAATTCCAGATACTGAGATTTTATTTTGCAGAATCAACCTCAGTTTCTTTCCCAAACTCACCCACTGACGCATAGTGTATGTCTGGAACCCCGTAGATACAGACATAGGTTAGGGCTTCCTGACCCCAAGTGACCTCCCAGAAAGGGGGGGTGTGGGGGATTGTGTGAACCCTGCCTTATTCCCTCGAGCACCTGGGCTGATCCAAAACCCAGCACCTGGTGGGGATGGGCATCCAGGGTGACGACAGCGCacttctgtcccctctctcccagGCGGGCTGGCAGCGTTCAGAGCTTTTCTGAAGTTCGAGTACAGCGAGGAGAACATCGACTTCTGGATCAGCTGTGAAGAATACAAGAAAATCAAGTCACCCTCAAAACTGGGTCCCAAGGCCAAGCGGATCTATGATGAGTTCATCTCGGTCCAGGCCACCAAGGAGGTGGGTCCACACAGCATCAAACCCCCGGGTCTTAGCGAGGTTTCTGAGAGGTGGCACTCAGTGGCTTGGTCCTTCTGGTCACTGAGtcaagaaaaagataaagcaaaGGGCCCAGATAGCTATTAGAACCATGATTAGAACCATGACCACATGAAATCAATCagttgagaaaaaagaaagccctCTTGCCCGGACGACGTAGGTGTGTTTTCTGACACATCTCCCCAGTTTgtgagaaagaacagaaaacaggGCGCTGCCCAGTGGCTCACGTGCACCGGGGTGGAGCTCCGGGTCCTTCCTCACCCCCCGCCCCTGGGGCTCAGGGTGCCTGTCTCACGGAGCCTGACCTCTGCCTCCCTAGGTCAACCTGGACTCCTGCACCAGGGAGGAGACCAGCCGGAACGTGCTGGCGCCCACAGCCACCTGCTTTGACGAGGCCCAGAGG
The DNA window shown above is from Saccopteryx bilineata isolate mSacBil1 chromosome 2, mSacBil1_pri_phased_curated, whole genome shotgun sequence and carries:
- the RGS4 gene encoding regulator of G-protein signaling 4 isoform X2; its protein translation is MCKGLAGLPASCLKSAKDMKHRLGALLQKSDSCEHSGSHARKDRVVACQRVSPEEVKKWAESLENLISHECQPGLLHQGGDQPERAGAHSHLL
- the RGS4 gene encoding regulator of G-protein signaling 4 isoform X1; the protein is MCKGLAGLPASCLKSAKDMKHRLGALLQKSDSCEHSGSHARKDRVVACQRVSPEEVKKWAESLENLISHECGLAAFRAFLKFEYSEENIDFWISCEEYKKIKSPSKLGPKAKRIYDEFISVQATKEVNLDSCTREETSRNVLAPTATCFDEAQRKIFHLMEKDSYRRFLKSPFYLDLSSPSGCGPEKQKGAKHPVDCTSLVRQSA